From Pristiophorus japonicus isolate sPriJap1 chromosome 1, sPriJap1.hap1, whole genome shotgun sequence, a single genomic window includes:
- the gtf2h2 gene encoding general transcription factor IIH subunit 2: MYDESEKTKRWEGGYERTWEVLKEDESGSLKATVDDLLFKEKRKSVFEQHGQVRLGMMRHLYVIIDMSRSMEDQDLKPNRLTSTLKLLEYFVDEYFDQNPISQIGIITTKNKRAEKLTELAGNPKKHKEALKKAVGVSCCGEPSLYNSLTLAMETLKHMPGHTSREVLVIFSSLTTCDPYNIYDLIKCLKAAKIRVSVIGLSAEVRICTVLTRETGGTYHVILDESHFRDLLNYHVHPPPANSNSECSLIRMGFPQHTMVSLSDQDAKPCFSMAHLDSSSGPVLTLGGYYCPQCRAKYAELPVECKVCGLTLVSAPHLARSYHHLFPLDAFKETSLDEVQGERYCQGCQGELKDPNVYTCNVCQNVYCVECDIFIHDTLHCCPGCIHNQSNPQ, from the exons ATGTATGATGAATCAGAAAAAACCAAACGGTGGGAAGGAGGCTATGAACGGACTTG GGAAGTCCTTAAAGAAGATGAGTCAGGTTCTCTTAAAGCTACTGTTGATGATCTTCTCTTCAAAGAAAAAAGGAAAAG CGTCTTTGAGCAGCATGGACAAGTTAGACTTGGAATG ATGCGGCACTTGTACGTGATAATAGACATGTCAAGATCAATGGAAGATCAAGATTTGAAACCGAACCGACTTACCTCAACGTTAAAG TTGCTGGAATACTTTGTAGACGAATATTTTGACCAAAATCCTATTAGTCAG aTTGGTATCATTACTACAAAAAACAAAAGGGCAGAAAAACTTACTGAACTTGCAG GAAATCCAAAGAAGCATAAAGAAGCCTTAAAGAAAGCTGTAGGTGTGTCATGCTGTGGAGAGCCTTCACTTTATAATTCACTCACCTTAGCTATGGAGACTCTGAA GCATATGCCAGGACACACCAGTCGTGAAGTACTTGTCATTTTTAGCAGTCTGACAACATGTGACCCATATAATATTTATGATCTTATTAAG TGCTTGAAGGCCGCTAAAATCAGAGTGTCTGTGATTGGTCTGTCGGCGGAAGTTCGAATTTGCACTGTTCTCACCCGTGAGACTGGTG GTACATACCATGTTATTTTAGATGAGAGCCATTTTAGAGATCTACTTAATTATCATGTTCATCCTCCACCTGCCAACTCCAATTCAGAGTGTTCTCTCATTCGTATGG GTTTCCCCCAGCATACAATGGTATCCTTATCAGATCAGGATGCAAAACCATGTTTCAGCATGGC GCATTTAGATAGCAGTAGTGGGCCAGTCTTAACACTTGGTGGATATTATTGTCCCCAGTGTAGAGCTAAATATGCTGAACTGCCCGTGGAATGCAAAGTCTGTG GTCTTACATTAGTGTCTGCACCTCACTTGGCGAGGTCTTACCACCACTTGTTCCCATTGGATGCATTCAAAGAGACCTCCTTGGATGAGGTTCAGGGAGAAAG GTATTGTCAAGGTTGCCAGGGAGAGTTGAAAGATCCGAAT GTATACACCTGCAATGTATGCCAGAACGTCTATTGTGTGGAGTGTGATATTTTTATTCACGATACCTTACATTGTTGTCCTGGATGTATTCACAACCAATCCAATCCTCAATGA